In a genomic window of Spirochaetaceae bacterium:
- a CDS encoding tetratricopeptide repeat protein has protein sequence MARRNNKTPREPAARPAARGVSSAATPRGRERQAAASAARPEQGAGTSPAAASGVPAPARTDRSAQETPAVLAIALLVAVSYFPALQGGFVWDDVIFSEEPVVHAPDGLRSIWLSPADIRNEGHYWPLVYTSFWLEHKVWGLNPIGYHAVNILLHLVNCLLLWRLLDRLSIPGAVLIAAVFAVHPLHVESVAWIIERKDVLSALFYLTAVLTWVRFDESPGPGRYALALVLFAAGLLCKSVVVTLPVALLTWHWWRRGRITPVDLLRLAPFVAVGVAITLADLAFYASREPLELGYSLAERALIAARALWFYAGKLLWPFDLAVIYPLWEIDTGDLLAWAYLAGAAALAAVLWLARRRIGRGPLAGALLFAVTLAPVLGFIDYGYMQFSFVADRFQYLAGIGVMAVLIGAAAHGSRKLPEAARIVASGLAVALVLGLALLTWRQAGIYRDELTLFSHIVALNPQARDAHLNLGNALIEAGRNEDGVAASRTAVEQRPESADAHSNLGLALMNLERFEQADAALRRARELDPQHQSALQNSAELLRKQGRHEEAVETYLAVLQRDGRYALAYAGLGDALFQLQRYEAAIEALQAALEIEPGLPFAGTLNLLMGRAARALGRLDNAEAYFREATAIEPDGAAALLDLAGVLRAQGRRDEAEAVLSRVRALRPTDPANLQNIAEALRREQRYEEALAAYREVLAIAPDFALAHAGIGDTLFRMQRFDESLEAINRALALQPDLKVAGSLHGLAGQAAQHLDRIDEAVHHYSEAIRIDPRDYSSIDRLAMVRFGRQQYEEARALYLSLLELSPDDAQTYSNLGATLYYLGRREEALRHFERAVEIDPDLETARNGLEALRAGARDP, from the coding sequence ATGGCGCGTCGCAACAACAAGACCCCGCGCGAACCGGCGGCTCGCCCCGCCGCCCGGGGCGTCTCGTCGGCGGCCACGCCGCGCGGCCGGGAGCGGCAGGCGGCGGCGTCCGCCGCGCGACCGGAGCAGGGTGCCGGCACGTCGCCGGCCGCTGCATCGGGCGTTCCGGCGCCGGCGCGCACAGACCGGTCCGCTCAGGAAACGCCGGCCGTGCTGGCGATCGCGCTGCTGGTGGCGGTGAGCTACTTTCCGGCGCTGCAGGGCGGCTTCGTGTGGGACGACGTGATTTTCTCCGAGGAGCCGGTAGTCCACGCGCCGGACGGCCTGCGCAGCATCTGGTTGTCGCCCGCCGACATCAGGAACGAGGGCCACTACTGGCCGCTGGTGTATACCTCGTTCTGGCTGGAGCACAAGGTCTGGGGCCTGAACCCGATCGGCTACCATGCCGTCAACATCCTCCTGCACCTGGTCAACTGCCTGCTGCTGTGGCGCCTGCTCGACCGCCTCTCCATTCCCGGAGCCGTGCTGATCGCCGCGGTGTTCGCGGTGCACCCGCTGCACGTCGAGTCGGTGGCCTGGATCATCGAGCGCAAGGACGTGCTGTCCGCCCTGTTCTACCTCACCGCGGTGCTCACCTGGGTGCGCTTCGACGAGTCGCCGGGGCCGGGCCGCTACGCGCTTGCCCTGGTGCTGTTCGCCGCCGGCCTGCTGTGCAAGTCGGTGGTGGTTACGCTGCCGGTCGCGCTGCTGACCTGGCACTGGTGGCGGCGCGGGAGGATCACCCCGGTCGACCTGCTGCGCCTGGCGCCGTTCGTTGCGGTGGGGGTCGCGATCACGCTCGCCGACCTGGCGTTCTACGCTTCGCGTGAGCCGCTGGAGCTGGGCTACTCGCTGGCAGAACGGGCGCTGATCGCGGCGCGCGCGCTGTGGTTCTATGCCGGCAAGCTTCTCTGGCCGTTCGACCTGGCGGTGATCTACCCGCTGTGGGAGATCGACACCGGAGACCTGCTCGCCTGGGCCTACCTGGCGGGTGCGGCGGCGCTGGCGGCGGTGCTGTGGCTGGCGCGCCGCCGGATCGGGCGCGGCCCGCTGGCGGGAGCGCTGCTGTTCGCGGTGACGCTGGCGCCGGTGCTGGGTTTCATCGACTACGGGTACATGCAGTTCTCGTTCGTTGCCGACCGCTTCCAGTACCTGGCCGGAATCGGCGTGATGGCGGTGCTGATCGGCGCTGCCGCGCACGGCTCGCGCAAGCTGCCGGAGGCGGCCCGGATTGTGGCTTCGGGACTGGCGGTGGCGCTGGTGCTCGGGCTCGCGCTGCTTACCTGGCGGCAGGCCGGAATCTACCGTGACGAGCTCACCCTGTTCAGCCACATCGTGGCGCTCAACCCGCAGGCGCGCGATGCCCACCTCAACCTCGGCAACGCGCTGATCGAGGCCGGACGCAACGAGGACGGCGTCGCCGCCAGCCGCACCGCCGTCGAGCAGCGCCCCGAATCCGCCGACGCCCACTCCAACCTCGGCCTCGCGCTGATGAACCTGGAGCGGTTCGAACAGGCGGACGCGGCGTTGCGCCGGGCGCGCGAGCTCGATCCGCAGCACCAGAGCGCGCTGCAGAACAGCGCCGAGCTGCTCAGGAAGCAGGGCCGTCACGAGGAAGCGGTCGAGACTTACCTCGCGGTGCTGCAGCGCGACGGCCGATACGCACTGGCTTACGCCGGCCTCGGGGATGCGCTGTTTCAACTGCAGCGCTACGAAGCGGCGATCGAGGCCCTGCAGGCGGCACTCGAGATCGAGCCCGGGTTGCCGTTCGCGGGCACGCTCAATCTTCTGATGGGCCGGGCGGCGCGCGCCCTGGGGCGGCTCGACAACGCCGAGGCGTACTTCCGCGAGGCGACGGCGATCGAGCCCGATGGAGCCGCGGCGCTGCTGGATCTGGCCGGCGTGCTGCGCGCGCAGGGACGCCGCGACGAGGCCGAAGCGGTGTTGAGCCGTGTCCGCGCGTTGCGCCCGACCGATCCGGCCAACCTGCAGAACATCGCGGAAGCGCTCCGGAGGGAGCAACGCTACGAGGAGGCGCTGGCCGCCTATCGGGAGGTGCTGGCGATCGCGCCCGACTTCGCGCTGGCCCATGCCGGCATCGGCGATACGCTGTTCCGCATGCAACGCTTCGATGAGTCGCTCGAGGCAATCAACCGGGCCCTCGCCTTGCAGCCGGACCTGAAGGTGGCGGGTTCTCTGCACGGCCTCGCCGGGCAAGCCGCACAGCACCTGGACCGCATCGATGAAGCGGTGCACCACTACTCCGAAGCGATTCGGATCGACCCCCGCGACTACTCATCGATCGACCGCCTCGCCATGGTCCGGTTCGGCCGGCAGCAGTACGAAGAGGCACGGGCCCTGTATCTGAGCCTGCTCGAACTCTCCCCTGACGACGCGCAGACCTACTCCAACCTCGGCGCCACGCTGTACTACCTGGGCAGGCGGGAAGAAGCGCTGCGCCACTTCGAGCGTGCGGTCGAAATCGACCCGGACCTGGAGACGGCCCGCAACGGACTCGAAGCCCTGCGCGCCGGGGCACGCGACCCGTAG
- a CDS encoding type II toxin-antitoxin system VapB family antitoxin, producing MTIDEKLLGEAQSLLSAPSKRATIAVALRELVRARKRQAALLHAGNVELDIDQETLRQYRAQQ from the coding sequence GTGACGATCGATGAGAAGTTGCTTGGCGAAGCCCAGTCTCTGCTATCCGCGCCGAGCAAACGTGCGACCATTGCTGTCGCTCTGCGCGAATTGGTGCGCGCCCGCAAGCGGCAGGCCGCGCTACTCCATGCCGGCAACGTGGAACTTGACATCGACCAGGAGACGCTCCGCCAGTACCGCGCACAGCAGTGA
- a CDS encoding PIN domain-containing protein, protein MILVDSSVWIEYYRAKGDARYKRWVAEAIRQDQAAVNAVVAAEILTFTRDRGQYETVAADFSAFHWTAVDRTVGLRASDLGFRLRRNGVTVPATDLLIFASALEAGAELMHHDGHFASIAKLAPLSLRSQIL, encoded by the coding sequence GTGATTCTCGTCGACAGCTCCGTGTGGATCGAGTACTACCGGGCAAAGGGTGACGCCCGCTACAAGCGCTGGGTGGCCGAGGCTATCCGGCAGGATCAAGCAGCGGTGAATGCGGTCGTCGCGGCCGAGATCCTTACCTTTACCCGCGACCGCGGGCAGTATGAAACGGTCGCGGCGGACTTCTCAGCCTTTCACTGGACGGCAGTGGACCGTACTGTTGGTCTGCGAGCGTCCGACTTGGGGTTTCGCTTGCGCCGCAACGGTGTCACGGTGCCGGCAACCGACCTGCTCATCTTTGCCAGCGCGCTGGAAGCCGGGGCGGAACTCATGCACCATGACGGCCACTTTGCAAGCATCGCCAAGTTAGCCCCACTCTCACTCCGTTCTCAGATCTTGTGA
- a CDS encoding phytanoyl-CoA dioxygenase family protein — MTQPELRALSPEAVAEFQLNGFLKVENVLNGDEVAALGAHADLIADGRAEHIPDTSLQLEPVFRDGTTAVADRVLATRKLFNMAVYDDLLWRHATNPAVVDIVADLLGTDDIKMYGDQLFMKSPVTGSAQPWHQDSASWRDIFPMDLVTAWTAIDDATLDNGCLRFVPGTHRWGMLSRERLDHFIDDLETERWPAVPVPVPAGGISFHHSLTLHTSSRNTSPTRRRAYAIHYMRASSWQDVTVTDAPRMPPFKQVRGGSLPGRV; from the coding sequence ATGACGCAACCGGAGTTGCGGGCGTTGAGCCCGGAAGCAGTCGCCGAGTTTCAACTCAATGGGTTTCTCAAGGTCGAGAACGTGCTGAACGGCGACGAGGTCGCCGCATTGGGCGCTCACGCGGACCTGATCGCGGACGGCAGGGCGGAGCACATCCCCGACACCAGTCTCCAGTTGGAGCCGGTGTTTCGCGACGGCACCACCGCGGTTGCCGACCGCGTGCTGGCCACCCGCAAGCTGTTCAACATGGCGGTGTACGACGACCTGCTGTGGCGGCACGCCACCAACCCCGCCGTGGTCGACATCGTGGCCGACCTGCTCGGCACCGACGACATCAAGATGTACGGCGACCAGTTGTTCATGAAGTCGCCGGTGACCGGCTCGGCACAGCCGTGGCACCAGGACTCCGCCTCCTGGCGCGACATCTTCCCCATGGACCTGGTGACCGCCTGGACGGCGATCGACGACGCCACTCTGGACAACGGCTGCCTGCGCTTCGTACCCGGCACCCACCGCTGGGGGATGCTGTCGCGCGAGCGCCTGGACCACTTCATCGACGACCTGGAGACCGAGCGGTGGCCGGCGGTCCCGGTGCCGGTGCCCGCCGGCGGCATCAGCTTCCACCACAGCCTGACCCTGCACACCAGCAGCAGGAACACGTCGCCGACGCGGCGGCGCGCCTACGCCATCCACTACATGCGCGCCAGCTCGTGGCAGGACGTCACCGTCACCGACGCCCCCAGGATGCCGCCCTTCAAGCAGGTACGCGGAGGGTCGTTGCCCGGGCGCGTCTGA
- a CDS encoding sulfatase yields the protein MSDRLTLRTPRPPNVLWVFGDQHRAQATSYRGDPNVLTPNIDNLAREGMRFDAAVAGAPWCTPFRAALLTGRYPHQTGAVRTPSALPADIPTVAHAFEGAGYHTAYVGKWHLDGGNFPTHYVPPERRGGFRYWMGYENNNNQHECYVYGTDSEQPQRLPGYETDALSDLLIAHLRRHVDAAEEDRPRDRVMRQAGSDADKAAGLTPATAGPEYRPFFAVLSVQPPHGPNVTPTNPPYGAPRTHPAAIELRRNVPVIAGVERRARFDLAGYYAMIENLDYNIGRIRTALTDMGVDRDTYVVFFSDHGDMMGSHGQFGKSTPWEEAIRVPFIVHRAGGDYNMRVGGSDAPLNHVDIAPTSLGLCGIDAPVGMAGYDYSAHCIRSDAPEFRGDPRPETEPDSAYLQQIPPKLHRHTTSQPWRGVVTRDGWKYACTPGSDWMLFDTANDPYEQANYVFDAAYQEQKERCHRLLTDWIEATGDEFRLPNVALPSA from the coding sequence ATGAGCGACCGGCTGACGCTGCGCACGCCGCGGCCGCCCAACGTGCTGTGGGTGTTCGGCGACCAGCACCGTGCGCAGGCCACCAGCTACCGCGGCGACCCCAATGTACTCACGCCCAACATCGACAACCTGGCGCGCGAGGGGATGCGCTTCGACGCGGCGGTCGCCGGCGCGCCGTGGTGCACCCCGTTTCGGGCCGCGCTGCTGACCGGGCGCTACCCGCATCAGACGGGGGCGGTGCGCACGCCGTCCGCGTTGCCGGCCGACATCCCCACCGTCGCGCACGCGTTCGAGGGCGCCGGCTACCATACCGCCTACGTCGGCAAGTGGCACCTGGACGGCGGCAATTTCCCCACCCACTACGTGCCGCCCGAGCGTCGCGGCGGGTTCCGCTACTGGATGGGCTACGAGAACAACAACAACCAGCACGAGTGCTACGTGTATGGCACCGACAGCGAGCAGCCCCAGCGGCTGCCCGGCTACGAGACCGACGCCCTGAGCGACCTGCTGATCGCCCACCTGCGCCGCCACGTCGACGCCGCAGAAGAAGACCGGCCGCGTGACCGAGTTATGCGACAAGCGGGAAGCGACGCGGACAAGGCCGCCGGGCTCACTCCGGCCACCGCCGGTCCCGAGTACCGCCCGTTCTTCGCCGTGCTTTCGGTGCAGCCGCCGCACGGCCCCAACGTGACGCCCACCAATCCGCCCTACGGCGCACCCCGCACTCATCCCGCGGCTATCGAGCTGCGACGCAACGTGCCGGTCATCGCCGGCGTCGAGCGGCGGGCGCGCTTCGACCTGGCCGGGTACTACGCCATGATCGAGAATCTGGACTACAACATCGGGCGCATCCGCACCGCCCTCACCGACATGGGCGTCGACCGCGACACCTACGTGGTGTTCTTCTCCGACCACGGCGACATGATGGGCAGCCACGGCCAGTTCGGGAAATCGACGCCGTGGGAAGAGGCGATCCGGGTGCCGTTCATCGTCCACCGTGCCGGCGGCGACTACAACATGCGGGTCGGCGGCAGCGACGCGCCGCTCAACCACGTCGACATAGCCCCTACCAGTCTCGGGCTGTGCGGCATCGACGCGCCTGTGGGCATGGCCGGCTACGACTACTCCGCGCACTGCATCCGCTCGGACGCCCCCGAGTTCCGCGGCGACCCGCGGCCGGAGACGGAACCGGACAGCGCCTACCTGCAGCAGATCCCTCCCAAGCTGCACCGCCACACCACCAGCCAGCCGTGGCGCGGCGTGGTCACCCGCGACGGATGGAAGTACGCCTGCACCCCCGGCAGCGACTGGATGCTGTTCGACACCGCCAACGACCCCTACGAGCAGGCCAACTACGTGTTCGACGCCGCCTACCAGGAACAGAAGGAACGCTGCCACCGCCTGCTCACCGACTGGATCGAGGCGACCGGGGACGAATTCCGGCTCCCGAACGTCGCCCTTCCCTCCGCCTGA
- a CDS encoding ABC transporter permease produces MGAVGGIVVVILILVSIFADVLAPYRPREINLPDILQGPSAAHLLGADHLGRDVLSRLIHGARISMFVGFAATTLNVLVAGLIGGTSGFIGGKLDLVVQRFVDAWMSFPGLLLLLTVMSITGRGIVQLIVVLGVVGGIPASRVVRGAVIGVKENAYFQAAEVIGSATWKTLVRHVLPNIAAPIIVIFSINIGAVIITEASLSFLGFGLPLQVPSWGGMLSREGRQYMEMAPRLALWPGLCLTIVVYSLNMFGDAVRDLLDPRLRGGGGRLGAGS; encoded by the coding sequence GTGGGAGCTGTCGGCGGGATTGTCGTCGTGATATTGATTCTGGTGAGCATCTTTGCCGATGTTCTGGCGCCGTATCGCCCCCGAGAGATAAATCTGCCGGACATCCTGCAGGGCCCGTCAGCCGCTCATCTCCTGGGCGCCGACCACCTGGGGCGCGACGTGCTGAGCCGCCTCATTCACGGGGCGCGGATCTCGATGTTCGTCGGGTTCGCCGCGACCACCCTCAACGTTCTCGTGGCCGGGCTGATCGGCGGCACGTCGGGCTTCATCGGCGGCAAGCTGGACCTGGTGGTGCAGCGGTTCGTCGATGCCTGGATGTCGTTCCCGGGACTGCTGCTGCTGTTGACGGTGATGTCGATAACGGGGCGGGGGATCGTGCAGCTCATCGTGGTGCTGGGCGTCGTCGGCGGCATCCCCGCCTCACGCGTGGTGCGTGGGGCTGTTATCGGGGTCAAGGAGAATGCCTACTTTCAGGCCGCGGAGGTGATCGGTTCGGCGACGTGGAAGACGCTGGTGCGCCACGTGCTGCCCAATATCGCGGCTCCGATAATCGTGATCTTCAGCATCAACATCGGGGCGGTGATCATCACCGAGGCGTCTCTGAGCTTCCTCGGCTTCGGTCTGCCGCTCCAGGTTCCCAGTTGGGGCGGCATGCTGAGCCGGGAGGGGCGCCAGTACATGGAGATGGCGCCGCGGCTGGCACTGTGGCCAGGCCTGTGCCTGACGATCGTCGTCTACAGCCTGAACATGTTCGGCGACGCGGTACGCGACCTGCTCGATCCGCGGCTGCGCGGCGGCGGGGGTCGTCTCGGGGCCGGGTCCTGA
- a CDS encoding ABC transporter permease — MRAYVIRRVLLVIPTLFILTIVVFLSVRLIPGDVIDAMGADLQDQRGFDRAALERMLGLDVPVPVQYGRWIGGVFVHGTLGESLWSDSPVEELLRGGLPVTLGLGFLAIVIGLVIALPVGIFSAIRQGTVTDYAGRSVAIIGLATPNFWIAVMVLLYPAIWWGWTPPMQWVPFTEDPLGNLGVLIIPSLILGTYLSASTMRMIRTTMLEVLPQDYVRTAWSKGLRERIVVLRHAVKNALIPVVSLIGLQLPILVGGSVIIENIFNLPGVGRLMVDALGRRDYPVVSGVNLMFATGVMAINLATDLMYPYLDPRLRYE, encoded by the coding sequence ATGAGAGCCTATGTCATCAGGCGCGTATTGCTGGTCATCCCCACCCTGTTCATATTGACCATCGTCGTCTTTCTCTCGGTCCGCTTGATCCCGGGCGATGTCATTGACGCCATGGGGGCTGACCTGCAAGACCAAAGGGGCTTCGACCGTGCAGCACTCGAACGAATGCTGGGATTGGATGTGCCGGTGCCCGTGCAGTATGGCCGCTGGATAGGGGGTGTTTTCGTGCACGGCACACTCGGCGAATCGCTGTGGAGCGATAGCCCGGTAGAGGAGTTGCTGAGAGGCGGACTGCCGGTAACGCTGGGGCTTGGCTTCCTGGCGATCGTCATCGGACTCGTGATCGCGCTGCCGGTCGGTATCTTCTCGGCGATTCGCCAGGGTACCGTCACCGACTACGCCGGGCGCTCGGTCGCCATCATCGGCTTGGCGACGCCCAACTTCTGGATTGCGGTCATGGTGTTGCTCTATCCGGCCATCTGGTGGGGCTGGACGCCTCCGATGCAGTGGGTTCCGTTTACCGAAGACCCGCTGGGAAATCTCGGGGTGCTGATCATTCCCAGTCTGATTCTGGGGACCTACCTCTCCGCCAGCACCATGCGGATGATCCGCACCACCATGCTGGAGGTGTTGCCGCAGGATTATGTCCGCACCGCCTGGTCGAAAGGGTTGCGGGAGCGGATCGTCGTGCTGCGCCATGCGGTCAAGAATGCCCTCATCCCGGTGGTTTCGCTGATCGGCCTGCAGTTGCCGATCCTGGTTGGCGGGTCGGTGATCATCGAGAACATATTCAACCTGCCGGGCGTAGGCCGGCTTATGGTAGATGCGCTGGGACGCAGAGACTACCCGGTGGTCTCGGGCGTGAATCTGATGTTCGCCACCGGGGTCATGGCGATCAATCTGGCTACCGACCTGATGTATCCCTATCTGGACCCCCGACTCCGCTATGAATGA
- a CDS encoding ABC transporter substrate-binding protein, with protein sequence MHDVMRTCLAVLCGLALTATGLGASPAAEEAPAAAMEKEMVLDPTTGKMVSAPEYGGTFTWGDALGAPHCDPHIHGWGPRAITLVGEKLGLGDWGADRAEISFADPYTPLRFVTGALAESWEMADPLTYLFHIREGVRWHDKAPMNGREFTAQDVVYNLHRYTGLGSGFTEPGAATPIASLPFESITASDDSTVVIKLTTPKVDLPEVLLINWWVFMLPPEVIEQHGDLTDCDNMVGTGPYMLTEWIEGSSITYSKNPDYWDHDEKYPDNRLPYIDQVNRLIMPEKATQLASLRSGRIDYIGQSGGGQLQAAQVETLQRTNPEIVVHPWAFRSETSVAFNMRHPSPFQDIRVRKAMQMAIDLESINNTYFGGFGMTKPQGIIGDGMKGFFVPFEEWPEETRKVFAYDPEGAEALLDEAGYPRGADGIRFKAVHNPAPTWDMGYQEIAVEYWGAIGVDVEIRTHEGTQLSALITDGTYEGITFMDLGNDTDPNVLLDRLTIGMVWGRTGHQDTVMDAKAKAAMAASTLEEQQRLVAEADMYMIEQHWYIWGPKVPQFEAVQPWVIGFNGEIFFGTHSPFERLWIDSALKSEMGF encoded by the coding sequence ATGCATGACGTAATGCGAACCTGCCTGGCCGTGCTGTGTGGTCTCGCACTGACCGCAACCGGCCTCGGGGCAAGCCCGGCCGCGGAAGAGGCGCCGGCCGCGGCGATGGAGAAGGAGATGGTGCTCGACCCCACCACCGGCAAGATGGTGTCGGCGCCGGAGTATGGCGGGACATTCACCTGGGGCGATGCCCTCGGGGCTCCGCACTGTGATCCTCACATCCATGGCTGGGGGCCACGGGCCATCACCCTCGTTGGAGAGAAGCTGGGCCTCGGGGACTGGGGAGCAGACAGGGCCGAGATCAGCTTTGCCGACCCGTATACTCCTCTCCGTTTTGTGACCGGGGCGCTGGCGGAAAGCTGGGAGATGGCCGACCCACTGACGTATCTCTTTCACATTCGCGAGGGCGTTCGCTGGCACGACAAGGCGCCGATGAACGGTCGCGAGTTCACTGCCCAGGATGTCGTATACAACCTTCACCGTTATACGGGTTTGGGCAGCGGCTTTACTGAACCTGGGGCTGCTACCCCAATCGCCTCGCTACCATTTGAATCGATAACGGCCAGTGACGATTCAACGGTTGTCATCAAGCTGACGACGCCAAAGGTAGACTTGCCGGAGGTTCTCCTCATCAACTGGTGGGTCTTCATGTTACCCCCCGAGGTGATCGAGCAACACGGCGACCTGACGGACTGCGACAACATGGTCGGCACCGGGCCCTATATGCTGACCGAATGGATCGAGGGCAGCTCCATCACCTATTCCAAGAATCCTGACTACTGGGACCATGACGAGAAATACCCGGACAACCGCCTGCCCTACATCGACCAGGTAAATCGGCTGATCATGCCGGAGAAAGCAACACAGTTGGCGTCGTTACGCTCGGGCAGGATCGATTACATCGGTCAGTCCGGCGGGGGTCAGTTGCAGGCGGCCCAGGTAGAGACCCTGCAGCGTACCAATCCCGAAATCGTGGTACATCCGTGGGCCTTTCGGTCGGAAACCTCGGTTGCTTTCAACATGCGCCACCCGTCGCCGTTTCAAGACATCAGAGTGCGCAAGGCGATGCAGATGGCAATTGATCTCGAGTCCATCAACAATACCTACTTTGGGGGCTTTGGAATGACGAAACCCCAGGGGATTATTGGAGACGGTATGAAGGGATTCTTCGTTCCATTCGAGGAGTGGCCCGAAGAGACCAGGAAGGTCTTTGCCTATGACCCGGAAGGGGCCGAAGCGTTGCTCGATGAGGCTGGGTATCCGCGCGGCGCGGATGGTATTCGATTCAAGGCGGTCCACAACCCGGCGCCCACTTGGGATATGGGCTATCAAGAAATAGCCGTCGAGTACTGGGGTGCGATCGGCGTTGACGTAGAGATCAGGACACACGAGGGTACGCAGCTGAGCGCGTTGATAACTGACGGTACCTATGAAGGCATAACCTTCATGGATCTCGGCAATGACACCGACCCCAACGTCCTCCTTGACAGGCTTACGATCGGGATGGTCTGGGGCCGCACCGGACACCAGGACACGGTGATGGACGCCAAGGCGAAAGCCGCAATGGCCGCTTCCACGCTCGAGGAGCAGCAGCGGCTGGTGGCGGAGGCAGATATGTACATGATCGAGCAGCATTGGTACATATGGGGCCCCAAGGTTCCCCAATTCGAGGCGGTCCAGCCGTGGGTCATCGGTTTCAACGGTGAAATCTTCTTTGGCACACATTCTCCTTTCGAGCGCCTGTGGATCGATAGTGCGCTGAAGAGCGAAATGGGCTTCTGA
- a CDS encoding ATP-binding protein yields MTRRRLPIGIQTFREVREEDCYYVDKTPYIARLLDEGKHYFLSRPRRFGKSLFLDTLKELFEGTEELFTALHIHDRWDWSARHPVVRLDFAGGSFKDPGYLQTNLAAQLDGIEVASGVSPRYDTPPERFGYLIRSLHERSGQRVAVLVDEYDKPILDALETPEIARANRDYLRGLYGVIKARDAHVRFTFVTGVSKFSKVSLFSDLNNLTDITLDPAYSAICGYTEGDLETVFAPELAGLDRERVREWYNGYSWLGTEKVYNPYDVLLLLRRHKFAAHWFETGTPAFLVETLFKRRVSSVSLGQTVSTEALLSVFDVDLIGTEALLFQTGYLTIIGEEDLGGETLYRLDYPNREVRQSLNRVLLRHLVQDAKRQTANSMRLARLLQAHDCAGLKELFHAFFASIPYQWYTNNQIAHYEGFYASVVYSYFAALGYEIVVEESSSHGRLDMAVRTGGHVYLFEFKVVEMAPPGSALAQLRERGYADKYRGRGEPVHLIGVEFSRETRNVTAFEVADG; encoded by the coding sequence GTGACCCGGCGCAGACTGCCCATCGGTATACAGACCTTCCGCGAGGTGCGCGAAGAGGACTGCTACTACGTGGACAAGACGCCCTACATCGCGCGGCTGCTGGACGAAGGCAAGCATTACTTTCTGTCGCGCCCGCGGCGATTCGGCAAGAGTCTGTTCCTGGACACCCTGAAGGAGCTGTTCGAGGGCACCGAGGAACTGTTCACGGCGCTCCACATCCACGACCGCTGGGACTGGTCGGCGCGCCACCCGGTGGTGCGGCTGGACTTCGCCGGCGGGAGCTTCAAGGATCCCGGCTACCTGCAGACCAACCTTGCGGCGCAGTTGGACGGCATCGAGGTAGCGAGCGGGGTGAGCCCGCGCTACGACACGCCGCCGGAGCGGTTCGGCTACCTGATCCGGTCGCTGCATGAGCGCAGCGGGCAGCGGGTGGCGGTGCTGGTGGACGAGTACGACAAGCCGATCCTGGATGCGCTGGAGACGCCGGAGATCGCCCGTGCCAACCGCGACTACCTGCGCGGCCTGTACGGGGTGATCAAGGCGCGTGACGCGCACGTGAGGTTCACGTTCGTGACGGGGGTAAGCAAGTTCTCCAAGGTGAGTCTGTTTTCCGACTTGAACAACCTCACCGACATCACGCTGGATCCAGCCTATTCGGCGATCTGCGGCTACACCGAGGGCGACCTGGAGACGGTGTTCGCGCCGGAGCTGGCCGGCCTGGACCGCGAGCGGGTGCGCGAGTGGTACAACGGCTATAGCTGGCTGGGCACGGAGAAGGTATACAACCCGTACGACGTGCTGCTGTTGCTGCGCCGCCACAAGTTTGCCGCCCACTGGTTCGAGACCGGGACGCCGGCGTTCCTGGTGGAGACCTTGTTCAAACGACGGGTTTCCTCGGTGTCGCTGGGGCAGACGGTGAGTACGGAGGCGCTCCTGTCGGTATTCGACGTGGATCTGATCGGCACCGAAGCGCTACTGTTCCAGACCGGCTATCTGACGATCATCGGGGAAGAGGATCTGGGTGGCGAGACGCTGTATCGGCTGGACTATCCCAACCGGGAGGTGCGCCAGAGCCTGAATCGGGTGCTTTTGCGCCACCTGGTGCAGGACGCGAAGCGGCAGACGGCCAACAGCATGCGTCTCGCGCGGCTGTTGCAGGCGCACGACTGCGCGGGGCTGAAGGAATTGTTCCACGCCTTCTTCGCGAGCATTCCGTACCAGTGGTACACAAACAACCAGATCGCCCATTACGAGGGCTTCTACGCAAGCGTGGTCTACTCCTACTTCGCGGCGCTGGGGTACGAGATCGTGGTGGAGGAATCGAGCAGCCACGGGCGGCTGGACATGGCGGTGCGCACCGGCGGCCACGTGTACCTGTTCGAGTTCAAGGTCGTGGAGATGGCGCCGCCGGGGTCGGCGCTGGCGCAGTTGCGGGAGCGCGGGTACGCGGACAAGTACCGGGGCCGGGGCGAGCCGGTCCACCTGATCGGTGTGGAGTTCAGCCGCGAGACACGCAACGTGACGGCGTTCGAGGTGGCGGACGGCTGA